From one Bos javanicus breed banteng chromosome 15, ARS-OSU_banteng_1.0, whole genome shotgun sequence genomic stretch:
- the C15H11orf87 gene encoding uncharacterized protein C11orf87 homolog: MSARAPKELRLALPPCLLNRTFASPNASGSGNASARGQGAGGGSSGTCITQVGQQLFQSFSSTLVLIVLVTLIFCLIVLSLSTFHIHKRRMKKRKMQRAQEEYERDHCGGNRGGRGLPQPEGGQASTQGKEARLERQARDSAFCAPSSASSSSSPPGLPCQAPCAPPPPPAPSPQGAHTASSCLDPVGEGLLQAVVLS, from the coding sequence ATGAGTGCCAGGGCGCCCAAGGAGCTGAGGCTGGCGCTGCCGCCGTGTCTCCTCAACCGGACCTTCGCTTCCCCCAACGCCAGCGGCAGCGGCAACGCGAGCGCCCGTGGCCAAGGCGCAGGAGGCGGTAGCAGTGGCACCTGCATCACGCAGGTGGGACAGCAGCTTTTCCAGTCCTTCTCCTCCACGCTGGTGCTGATTGTCCTGGTCACCCTCATCTTCTGCCTCATCGTGCTGTCCCTCTCCACTTTCCATATCCACAAGCGTAggatgaagaagaggaagatgCAGAGGGCTCAGGAGGAATACGAGCGGGATCACTGCGGCGGCAACCGCGGCGGGAGGGGGCTGCCCCAACCCGAGGGAGGCCAGGCTTCCACCCAAGGAAAAGAAGCCCGGCTGGAGAGGCAGGCCCGGGACTCTGCCTTCTGCGCCCCATCCAGCGCTTCTTCTTcgtcttctcctcctggcctcccatgccaggctccctgtgctCCGCCTCCACCGCCGGCCCCCAGTCCGCAAGGAGCACACACAGCCTCCTCCTGTTTGGACCCAGTTGGCGAGGGCCTTTTGCAAGCGGTGGTACTATCCTGA